The following proteins are co-located in the Oryzias melastigma strain HK-1 linkage group LG8, ASM292280v2, whole genome shotgun sequence genome:
- the ramp2 gene encoding receptor activity-modifying protein 2 isoform X2, whose amino-acid sequence MKGALGFFGVFLSFLSATAATNESTVTCGSGQICESLCGICEEVFGGPTMDCLSALFEHSCLPKFNYAMDLMNTTDWCVWGNVNSLYSNLSLCTEEMSDCLQIPWPNPLVEDFFVDIHSAYFKECPTEEFSDPTPATVFALVITPICLIPVMVSLVVLKTKNGDGSS is encoded by the exons ATGAAGGGAGCACTTGGTTTCTTTGGGGtattcctctcctttctctCTG CGACTGCAGCCACAAACGAGTCCACTG TGACTTGTGGAAGCGGGCAAATTTGTGAATCGCTTTGCGGCATTTGTGAGGAGGTTTTCGGAGGGCCAACAATGGATTGTCTTTCTGCCCTCTTTGAACATTCATGTCTGCCCAAGTTTAACTATGCGATGGACTTAATGAACACAACGGACTGGTGTGTCTGGGGTAACGTGAACAG TTTATACAGCAACTTAAGCCTTTGCACAGAAGAGATGTCCGACTGCCTTCAGATCCCGTGGCCCAACCCACTGgtggaagatttttttgtggatATTCACTCCGCATATTTTAAGGAGTGTCCCACAGAAGAGTTCAGTGACCCCACACCAGCAACCGTCTTCGCCCTGGTGATCACTCCCATCTGCCTGATCCCCGTCATGGTCAGCCTGGTGGTGCTCAAGACCAAAAATGGCGACGGGAGCTCCTGA
- the ramp2 gene encoding receptor activity-modifying protein 2 isoform X1, whose product MNTALDKMTLTRFPLVLSGCFITLLMCATAATNESTVTCGSGQICESLCGICEEVFGGPTMDCLSALFEHSCLPKFNYAMDLMNTTDWCVWGNVNSLYSNLSLCTEEMSDCLQIPWPNPLVEDFFVDIHSAYFKECPTEEFSDPTPATVFALVITPICLIPVMVSLVVLKTKNGDGSS is encoded by the exons ATGAACACCGCGTTAGACAAAATGACCCTCACCAGATTCCCTCTTGTGCTTTCTGGGTGTTTCATAACACTTCTCATGTGTG CGACTGCAGCCACAAACGAGTCCACTG TGACTTGTGGAAGCGGGCAAATTTGTGAATCGCTTTGCGGCATTTGTGAGGAGGTTTTCGGAGGGCCAACAATGGATTGTCTTTCTGCCCTCTTTGAACATTCATGTCTGCCCAAGTTTAACTATGCGATGGACTTAATGAACACAACGGACTGGTGTGTCTGGGGTAACGTGAACAG TTTATACAGCAACTTAAGCCTTTGCACAGAAGAGATGTCCGACTGCCTTCAGATCCCGTGGCCCAACCCACTGgtggaagatttttttgtggatATTCACTCCGCATATTTTAAGGAGTGTCCCACAGAAGAGTTCAGTGACCCCACACCAGCAACCGTCTTCGCCCTGGTGATCACTCCCATCTGCCTGATCCCCGTCATGGTCAGCCTGGTGGTGCTCAAGACCAAAAATGGCGACGGGAGCTCCTGA